A genomic segment from Rhodospirillum centenum SW encodes:
- a CDS encoding phage minor head protein, with protein sequence MPDVLPQGLPFEEAADYFRQKVDLPTEAWTDLREDMHARAFVVAGAKKAALLADFRQALQAALDDGETLADFRKRFDDIVARHGWSYKGGRGWRTRVIYDTNLRMAQSAGRWQQIMRRAAAAEAQGQVVYIRYLAILDGRTRPAHKGWNDVVLPSDHPFWRTHYPPNGWRCRCSVQILTERQLARYGIKVTEQPPPVEMQPRTVNTPSGPVSWPTPAGIDTGFGYNVGRAAWGSRMDAQAMAGWKEGGKDAFEPLTPPGAPPAKSLAPAPAPAAPLPSTLPADRLATVQGVLGGAEKIVKAPDGARVSLTAQALADTLPDERLRVLPLVEDVVADPGETWFSFERHKEAGKVRLRRRQVKAFELPDGTTVEVGVQLVDGRLEWVLLGDDEIAAARSGILLQGVSRAK encoded by the coding sequence ATGCCTGACGTCCTGCCGCAGGGCCTCCCGTTCGAGGAGGCGGCCGACTACTTCCGCCAGAAGGTCGACCTCCCGACGGAGGCCTGGACCGACCTGCGCGAGGACATGCACGCGCGCGCCTTCGTGGTGGCCGGCGCAAAGAAGGCCGCCCTCCTGGCCGACTTCCGCCAGGCCCTGCAGGCGGCCCTCGACGACGGCGAGACGCTGGCCGACTTCCGCAAGCGCTTCGATGACATCGTCGCCCGCCACGGCTGGAGCTACAAGGGCGGCCGCGGCTGGCGGACGCGGGTCATCTACGACACCAACCTGAGGATGGCCCAATCGGCCGGGCGCTGGCAGCAGATCATGCGTCGCGCCGCGGCGGCCGAGGCGCAGGGTCAGGTCGTCTACATCCGCTACCTGGCCATCCTCGATGGCCGCACCCGCCCCGCCCACAAGGGCTGGAACGACGTGGTGCTGCCGTCCGACCATCCCTTCTGGCGCACCCACTACCCGCCGAACGGCTGGCGGTGCCGCTGCTCCGTGCAGATCCTCACCGAGCGCCAGTTGGCGCGCTACGGCATCAAGGTCACCGAGCAGCCGCCGCCGGTCGAGATGCAGCCGCGCACCGTCAACACGCCGTCGGGCCCCGTCTCATGGCCGACGCCGGCCGGTATCGACACCGGCTTCGGCTACAATGTCGGCCGCGCCGCCTGGGGCTCGCGCATGGATGCCCAGGCCATGGCCGGATGGAAGGAGGGCGGCAAGGACGCCTTCGAGCCCCTGACGCCGCCAGGCGCGCCGCCGGCGAAGAGTCTGGCACCGGCGCCGGCGCCGGCCGCTCCGCTGCCCTCCACCCTGCCGGCCGACCGTCTGGCCACCGTCCAGGGTGTGCTGGGTGGAGCAGAGAAGATCGTCAAGGCGCCCGACGGAGCGCGCGTGTCCTTGACGGCGCAGGCCCTTGCGGACACTCTCCCGGACGAGCGGCTGCGCGTCCTGCCTCTGGTCGAGGATGTTGTCGCCGATCCGGGCGAGACCTGGTTCAGCTTCGAGCGCCACAAGGAGGCCGGCAAGGTCCGCTTGCGCCGGCGCCAGGTGAAGGCCTTCGAGCTGCCGGACGGCACCACGGTCGAGGTCGGTGTGCAGCTGGTCGACGGCCGTCTGGAGTGGGTCCTGCTGGGCGACGACGAGATCGCCGCCGCCCGCTCCGGCATCCTCCTGCAGGGGGTAAGCCGAGCGAAGTAG
- a CDS encoding capsid cement protein, which produces MSNPGLIKAFKAGAAIAARRVVKFEADGDVVQAAAATDAVIGVSDLGAAAAGDTVDVILSDTAAVEYGGPVTFGAPLTADADGKAVVASPAAGANNWIIGQAMVDGVAGDIGLVHIAKSQMQG; this is translated from the coding sequence ATGAGCAACCCCGGCCTGATCAAGGCTTTCAAGGCCGGCGCGGCCATCGCTGCCCGGCGTGTCGTGAAGTTCGAGGCCGACGGCGACGTCGTCCAGGCCGCCGCCGCCACTGATGCCGTGATCGGCGTCTCCGACCTCGGCGCCGCCGCGGCCGGCGATACCGTCGACGTGATCCTCTCCGACACCGCCGCGGTCGAGTACGGCGGGCCGGTGACCTTCGGTGCGCCGCTGACCGCCGACGCCGACGGCAAGGCCGTCGTCGCCAGCCCGGCGGCCGGCGCCAACAACTGGATCATCGGCCAGGCCATGGTCGACGGCGTCGCCGGCGACATCGGCCTGGTGCACATCGCCAAGTCCCAGATGCAGGGCTAA
- a CDS encoding DUF1320 domain-containing protein — MAYATIQEFKDRIDDQVVLQLTTRDGQAADDAAIQQALDDAAAVIDGYLERISTADRPSAAVLRPYAVDIAVYRLARNRPGQEFESIQAAYEAAVKFLSRVAEGRFPGAGASESPTGGAAVHYAPPRTFSSDAMGDF; from the coding sequence ATGGCCTACGCCACCATCCAGGAGTTCAAGGACCGCATCGACGACCAGGTCGTCCTGCAGCTGACCACGCGGGACGGCCAGGCGGCCGACGATGCCGCCATCCAGCAGGCCCTGGATGATGCCGCCGCCGTGATCGACGGCTACCTGGAGCGCATCTCGACTGCCGACCGCCCGTCGGCCGCGGTCCTGCGCCCCTACGCGGTGGACATCGCCGTCTACCGCCTGGCGCGCAACCGGCCGGGCCAGGAGTTCGAGAGCATCCAGGCCGCCTACGAGGCCGCCGTGAAGTTCCTGTCGCGCGTCGCCGAGGGCCGGTTCCCTGGTGCCGGCGCCAGCGAGAGCCCGACCGGGGGCGCCGCCGTCCACTACGCGCCGCCGCGCACCTTCAGCTCCGACGCCATGGGTGACTTCTGA
- a CDS encoding phage virion morphogenesis protein translates to MPVQLSVTFNDGGAVAALEGLQGRIGNLRPAMDEVGQALQTSTHQRFLDAEDPDGRPWPELSAVTKAKRGSDAKPLRDRGNLFDSINWRAGAHEVAVGSIRKYARIQQLGGQAGRGRKVTIPPRPYLGVNEDDRQEIADILRVHLGD, encoded by the coding sequence ATGCCGGTGCAGTTGAGCGTCACCTTCAACGACGGCGGTGCCGTCGCCGCCCTGGAAGGCCTGCAGGGGCGCATCGGCAACCTGCGGCCGGCCATGGACGAGGTCGGCCAGGCCCTGCAGACGTCGACACACCAGCGGTTCCTGGATGCCGAGGACCCCGACGGCCGACCGTGGCCGGAGTTGTCGGCGGTGACCAAGGCGAAGCGGGGCTCGGACGCCAAGCCGCTGCGCGACCGCGGCAACCTCTTCGACAGCATCAACTGGCGTGCCGGCGCTCATGAGGTGGCCGTCGGGTCCATCCGCAAGTACGCCCGCATCCAGCAGCTCGGCGGCCAGGCCGGCCGGGGTCGCAAGGTCACCATCCCGCCGCGGCCCTACCTCGGCGTCAACGAAGACGACCGCCAGGAAATCGCCGACATCCTGCGCGTCCACCTGGGGGATTGA
- a CDS encoding Gp37 family protein: MFVDDMVSAIVARLAAVLPSLKAEAFPDDPANYRLYHPTGAALVIYGGSRYGEPDSLGAIVQKRLAEFDVTLLLRNLRGPTGANTHVDAIRLALTGFKVAGGGSKLRPVRDRFVAHDSGVWRFEITFVAAIPAIEQLEEDLVPLLKRLTFTGDDGTTEVPKEAP, translated from the coding sequence ATGTTCGTCGACGACATGGTCTCCGCGATCGTCGCCCGCCTGGCAGCCGTGCTGCCCAGCCTGAAGGCCGAGGCCTTCCCCGACGATCCGGCCAACTACCGGCTCTACCACCCGACCGGGGCGGCGCTGGTGATCTACGGCGGCAGCCGCTACGGCGAGCCCGACAGCCTGGGCGCCATCGTCCAGAAGCGCCTGGCGGAGTTCGACGTCACCCTGCTGCTGCGCAACCTGCGCGGCCCGACCGGCGCCAACACCCACGTCGACGCCATCCGCCTCGCCCTGACCGGCTTCAAGGTGGCCGGCGGCGGCTCGAAGCTGCGGCCCGTCCGCGACCGCTTCGTCGCCCACGACAGCGGCGTGTGGCGGTTCGAGATCACCTTCGTCGCCGCGATCCCGGCGATCGAACAGCTGGAGGAGGACCTTGTGCCGCTGCTCAAGCGCCTGACCTTCACCGGCGATGACGGCACCACCGAGGTCCCCAAGGAGGCCCCATGA
- a CDS encoding phage tail sheath subtilisin-like domain-containing protein: MPAAFLHGSETIEISRGARPVKQVKSAVIGLVGTAPIHLLDAANRKLNEPFLVLSDTDAGKYCGPQVAGFTIPQALDAVFDQGRGTVIVINVFDPAVHKASVAAEALTFADNDKAILANGADSIISATVKSGDGATTYVEGTDYTIERATGVITRLEAGSIAAGGSVQVDYDHADVSLVTPTEIIGSVDVAGNRLGMQGFLNCYNRFGFFPKVLIAPAYCTQVSVAAELEVLAAQDKCRAVALVDAPIGTTRDQALTGRGPDGAINFNFSSDRVVLCYPHLKVYDTTTGAERLEPFSQRLAGVIAATDDANGYWFSPSNKVIKGITGSELDLSAMINDPTSDVNVLNEAGIVTLFNSFGTGLRTWGNRSSAFPASTAQTNFIQTRRTADMIHESLEYAMLQFIDQPINDALIDAISETANGFIRVLIGRGALIQGSRVEWLKERNPDVELAAGHLTFSITMLPPPPAERITFESFIDISLLSNLQAG; encoded by the coding sequence ATGCCCGCCGCCTTCCTTCACGGCTCCGAGACCATCGAGATCAGCCGCGGCGCCCGCCCGGTCAAGCAGGTGAAGAGCGCCGTCATCGGCCTGGTCGGCACGGCGCCGATCCACCTGCTCGACGCGGCCAACCGCAAGCTCAACGAGCCCTTCCTGGTGCTCTCCGATACCGATGCCGGCAAGTACTGCGGCCCGCAGGTCGCGGGCTTCACCATCCCGCAGGCGCTGGATGCGGTCTTCGACCAGGGCCGCGGCACGGTCATCGTCATCAACGTCTTCGACCCGGCGGTGCACAAGGCTTCCGTCGCGGCCGAGGCGCTGACCTTCGCCGACAACGACAAGGCCATCCTGGCCAACGGCGCCGACAGCATCATCAGCGCCACGGTCAAGTCTGGCGACGGCGCCACGACCTACGTGGAGGGGACGGACTACACCATCGAGCGGGCGACCGGCGTCATCACCCGCCTGGAGGCCGGCTCGATCGCGGCCGGCGGCAGCGTCCAGGTGGACTACGACCACGCCGACGTGAGCCTGGTCACCCCGACCGAGATCATCGGCAGCGTCGATGTCGCCGGCAACCGCCTCGGCATGCAGGGCTTCCTCAACTGCTACAACCGCTTCGGCTTCTTCCCGAAGGTCCTGATCGCGCCGGCCTACTGCACCCAGGTCTCGGTGGCTGCCGAGCTGGAGGTGCTGGCGGCGCAGGACAAGTGCCGCGCGGTAGCCCTGGTGGACGCGCCCATCGGCACCACCCGCGACCAGGCGCTGACCGGACGCGGGCCGGATGGCGCGATCAACTTCAACTTCAGCTCCGACCGCGTGGTCCTGTGCTATCCGCACCTGAAGGTCTACGACACGACGACCGGCGCCGAGCGGCTGGAGCCGTTCTCGCAGCGCCTGGCCGGCGTGATCGCCGCGACCGACGACGCCAACGGCTACTGGTTCAGCCCGTCCAACAAGGTCATCAAGGGCATCACCGGCTCCGAGCTCGACCTGTCGGCGATGATCAACGACCCGACATCGGACGTGAACGTCCTCAACGAGGCCGGCATCGTCACCCTGTTCAACTCCTTCGGCACCGGCCTGCGCACCTGGGGCAACCGCTCCTCGGCCTTCCCGGCGTCGACGGCGCAGACCAACTTCATCCAGACGCGCCGCACGGCCGACATGATCCACGAGAGCCTGGAGTACGCGATGCTCCAGTTCATCGACCAGCCGATCAACGACGCCCTGATCGACGCCATCAGCGAGACCGCCAACGGCTTCATCCGCGTGCTGATCGGTCGCGGCGCCCTGATCCAGGGGTCGCGGGTCGAGTGGCTGAAGGAGCGCAACCCCGACGTCGAGCTCGCCGCCGGGCACCTGACCTTTAGCATCACCATGCTGCCGCCGCCGCCGGCCGAGCGCATCACGTTCGAGAGCTTCATCGACATCAGCCTGCTGTCCAACCTGCAGGCCGGCTAA
- a CDS encoding phage major tail tube protein, translated as MPIQVNKIFNANIYLDGTNNLIGRAAEVTLPEISVATSEHSGLGMVGTLELPAGLQAMTLQIKWSGFYADHMKAGANPFKAHKFQVRGSVETYGAEGRVAEAPVVWHITASWKKAALGGVKPKEAAEFEDELAATYVKVVHDGKELLEVDVLQNIWRAAGEDVLANYRKNIGG; from the coding sequence ATGCCCATCCAGGTCAACAAGATCTTCAACGCCAACATCTACCTCGACGGCACGAACAACCTGATCGGCCGCGCCGCCGAGGTCACGCTGCCCGAGATCAGCGTCGCCACCTCCGAGCACTCCGGCCTCGGCATGGTCGGCACGCTGGAGCTGCCGGCCGGCCTGCAGGCCATGACGCTGCAGATCAAGTGGTCCGGCTTCTATGCCGATCACATGAAGGCCGGCGCCAACCCGTTCAAGGCGCACAAGTTCCAGGTGCGTGGCTCGGTCGAGACCTACGGCGCCGAAGGGCGCGTGGCCGAGGCCCCGGTGGTCTGGCACATCACGGCGAGCTGGAAGAAGGCCGCGCTCGGCGGCGTCAAGCCGAAAGAGGCGGCCGAGTTCGAGGACGAGCTCGCGGCCACCTACGTCAAGGTCGTCCACGACGGCAAGGAGCTGCTCGAAGTCGACGTGCTCCAGAACATCTGGCGCGCCGCCGGCGAGGACGTCCTCGCCAACTACCGCAAGAACATCGGAGGCTGA
- a CDS encoding phage tail assembly protein — MSEKKTREITLPSGAVASIREGKGRDLLAATRAAGGPNDPMKIAFGLIAALVTIDGRGLVIEDVEDMDLADVFKLQGEVMGNGVSLPASTLPS, encoded by the coding sequence ATGAGCGAGAAGAAGACCCGCGAGATCACCCTGCCGAGCGGCGCCGTCGCGTCCATCCGCGAGGGCAAGGGCCGCGACCTGCTGGCTGCCACCCGCGCCGCCGGCGGCCCCAACGACCCCATGAAGATCGCCTTCGGCCTGATCGCCGCCCTGGTGACCATCGACGGCCGCGGCCTGGTGATCGAGGACGTCGAGGACATGGATCTCGCCGACGTCTTCAAGCTGCAGGGCGAAGTCATGGGAAACGGCGTGTCCTTACCCGCCAGCACTTTGCCCAGCTGA
- a CDS encoding phage tail tape measure protein, producing MDNLFNMAVIISAIDRASGPIRRVGQSLGDLTERAQRMAEFGQQMTVAGALTQGAANQMTGALGKVINPAIQFESTMADVKRVVNFDTPEAFAQMGDDILAMSTRIPMAASGLGDIVAAAGQAGIARHELLQFAEDAAKMGVAFDMSGAEAGAAMTGLRTIFALTQDQVVSLGDGINHLANNMDATASGLLNIMNRAGSTAKLIGLTGEQTAALGAAFLALKTPPEVAATGMNALFNKLATADKQGKRFQEALSGIGMSAEQLKGALAEDAQGALLDFLGAVQQSDDVMGTLTDLFGAEYADDMAKLVGSLDTYRGAVGLVAQETAYAGSMQAEYQARSETTENALQLMNNVMNRLGVTLGNLVLPTLNEGLLVLQDLGNAMTDFAKANPTLFKVALGFFGILAVALAIVAPILSVVGGLVMMGSYGLMGVAKLGAGLKWLRGQFLRVLPAVRALAANIWRLAVQGAARFSVGIARMAASLVTGLVPALGSAVAGAWAFTAALLANPITWVVLALAAAAAVVYAYWEPIKAFFQGLWQGIEAAFKPVLASLEGAFAPVGAAFAAAFAPFAPLLDVVSAAFDRVVGWVRGFLEPLGFAQSELDGVRSAGASVGEVIGGVLATSLQVALLPLRLVIGAVTELFNALAAVGGWLMGQWQEVVAAFDQGLIQGLVTVFGKVNPVGWLASGFSGLTDYLLGIDLSSAGANIVNTIWEGMKSVASKPAEAIKEIVGQVREYLPFSPAKVGPLSDLDRIKLVETVADSVRPEPLVNAMRTTAAAGMAALTMAGAPAAATELPPAVQEVQRVAGQVAGLGPVAQASFAPVVAAPQVADVPAPAAAGGPVNISFAITVEGNATAETVEALEERLQRWVRENGPLLARAVGREQTRAGRMDFGEGG from the coding sequence GTGGACAATCTCTTCAACATGGCGGTGATCATCTCGGCGATCGACCGCGCGTCCGGCCCCATCCGCCGCGTCGGCCAGTCCCTGGGCGATCTCACCGAGCGAGCCCAGCGGATGGCGGAGTTCGGCCAGCAGATGACGGTGGCCGGGGCGCTGACCCAGGGCGCCGCCAACCAGATGACCGGCGCGCTCGGCAAGGTCATCAACCCGGCCATCCAGTTCGAGAGCACGATGGCCGACGTGAAGCGGGTCGTGAACTTCGACACGCCCGAGGCCTTCGCCCAGATGGGCGACGACATCCTGGCCATGTCGACCCGCATCCCCATGGCCGCCTCGGGCCTCGGCGACATCGTGGCCGCCGCCGGTCAGGCCGGCATCGCCCGCCACGAGCTGCTGCAGTTCGCCGAGGATGCCGCCAAGATGGGTGTCGCCTTCGACATGAGCGGCGCCGAAGCCGGCGCGGCGATGACCGGCCTGCGCACCATCTTCGCGCTGACGCAGGACCAGGTCGTCAGCCTGGGTGACGGCATCAACCACCTGGCCAACAACATGGACGCGACCGCGTCCGGCCTGCTCAACATCATGAACCGCGCCGGCTCGACGGCCAAGCTGATCGGCCTGACGGGCGAGCAGACGGCGGCCCTGGGCGCTGCCTTCCTGGCCCTGAAGACGCCACCCGAGGTCGCGGCGACTGGCATGAACGCACTGTTCAACAAGCTGGCCACGGCCGACAAGCAGGGCAAGAGGTTCCAGGAGGCGCTGAGCGGCATCGGCATGAGCGCAGAGCAGTTGAAGGGCGCGCTGGCCGAGGACGCCCAGGGCGCGCTGCTCGACTTCCTCGGCGCCGTCCAGCAGTCGGACGACGTCATGGGCACCCTGACCGACCTGTTCGGCGCAGAGTATGCCGACGACATGGCCAAGCTGGTCGGTTCCCTCGACACCTACCGCGGCGCTGTCGGCCTGGTGGCGCAGGAGACCGCCTACGCCGGCTCGATGCAGGCCGAGTATCAGGCGCGCTCGGAGACCACCGAGAACGCCCTGCAGCTCATGAACAACGTCATGAACCGGCTGGGCGTGACGCTCGGCAACCTGGTGCTGCCCACCCTCAACGAGGGCCTGCTGGTGCTGCAGGATCTCGGCAACGCCATGACGGACTTCGCCAAGGCCAACCCCACCCTGTTCAAGGTGGCGCTCGGGTTCTTCGGCATCCTGGCCGTGGCCCTGGCCATCGTGGCGCCGATCCTGTCGGTGGTCGGTGGCCTGGTCATGATGGGGTCCTACGGCCTGATGGGCGTGGCCAAGCTCGGCGCCGGCCTGAAGTGGCTGCGCGGGCAGTTCCTGCGCGTCCTGCCAGCCGTGCGCGCGCTCGCCGCCAACATCTGGCGCCTGGCCGTCCAGGGCGCCGCCCGCTTCTCCGTCGGCATCGCCCGCATGGCAGCCTCACTGGTGACCGGCCTGGTGCCGGCCCTGGGGTCGGCCGTCGCCGGCGCCTGGGCGTTCACGGCCGCCCTGCTCGCCAACCCCATCACCTGGGTCGTGCTGGCGCTGGCGGCCGCGGCGGCCGTCGTCTACGCCTACTGGGAGCCCATCAAGGCCTTCTTCCAGGGGCTTTGGCAGGGCATTGAAGCCGCCTTCAAGCCGGTGCTGGCGAGCCTTGAGGGGGCCTTCGCGCCGGTCGGCGCGGCCTTCGCTGCCGCCTTTGCACCCTTCGCGCCGCTGCTCGACGTGGTCAGCGCCGCCTTCGACCGCGTGGTCGGGTGGGTGCGCGGGTTCCTGGAGCCCCTGGGGTTCGCCCAGTCGGAGCTCGACGGCGTGCGCTCGGCCGGAGCGTCGGTCGGTGAGGTCATCGGCGGTGTCCTGGCGACCAGCCTGCAGGTCGCCCTGCTGCCCCTGCGCCTGGTCATCGGCGCGGTGACCGAGCTCTTCAACGCCCTGGCCGCGGTCGGCGGCTGGCTGATGGGCCAGTGGCAGGAGGTCGTCGCGGCCTTCGACCAGGGCCTCATCCAGGGGCTCGTGACCGTCTTCGGCAAGGTCAATCCGGTGGGCTGGCTGGCCTCCGGCTTCTCCGGCCTGACCGACTACCTGCTCGGCATCGACCTGTCGTCGGCCGGCGCCAACATCGTCAACACCATCTGGGAGGGCATGAAGTCGGTGGCCTCCAAGCCGGCCGAGGCGATCAAGGAAATCGTCGGCCAGGTGCGCGAGTATCTGCCGTTCTCGCCGGCCAAGGTGGGGCCGCTCTCGGACCTCGACCGCATCAAGCTGGTGGAGACCGTGGCCGACAGCGTCCGGCCCGAGCCGCTGGTCAACGCCATGCGCACCACGGCCGCCGCCGGCATGGCCGCGCTCACCATGGCCGGGGCGCCGGCTGCCGCCACCGAGCTGCCGCCGGCGGTGCAGGAGGTCCAGCGGGTGGCCGGCCAGGTGGCCGGGCTCGGCCCCGTCGCGCAGGCGTCCTTCGCCCCGGTGGTGGCGGCGCCGCAGGTGGCCGACGTTCCGGCGCCGGCCGCGGCGGGCGGCCCGGTCAACATCTCGTTCGCCATCACGGTCGAGGGCAACGCCACGGCCGAGACGGTCGAGGCCCTGGAAGAGCGGCTGCAGCGCTGGGTGCGCGAGAACGGCCCCCTCCTGGCGCGCGCCGTCGGCCGCGAGCAGACGCGGGCAGGGCGCATGGACTTCGGGGAGGGTGGCTGA
- a CDS encoding phage tail protein, whose product MFLMLGAVRLDVLTVRGLQISDGWTYAEHAVVEGRPKLQFTGAKLRDASIDFRLRRDWGDPEVLLDQLRTLAEAGEAQLLQRGDGRLIGLFVITGLTDSPKWSISNGRPVEVEASMTLKEYVPEDGQRPAPVAVVGSAMARRG is encoded by the coding sequence ATGTTTCTCATGCTGGGGGCTGTGCGCCTCGATGTCCTGACCGTGCGCGGTCTGCAGATCAGCGACGGCTGGACCTACGCCGAGCATGCCGTGGTCGAGGGCCGGCCGAAGCTCCAGTTCACCGGCGCCAAGCTGCGGGACGCCAGCATCGACTTCCGCCTGCGCCGCGACTGGGGCGATCCCGAGGTGCTGCTCGATCAGCTGCGCACCCTGGCGGAGGCCGGCGAGGCGCAACTGCTGCAGCGGGGCGACGGGCGGCTGATCGGCCTGTTCGTGATCACCGGCCTGACCGACAGCCCCAAGTGGTCGATCTCCAACGGCCGGCCGGTCGAGGTCGAGGCGTCGATGACCCTCAAGGAGTACGTGCCCGAGGACGGGCAGCGGCCGGCGCCGGTGGCGGTGGTCGGCTCGGCCATGGCCAGGCGCGGGTGA
- a CDS encoding tail protein X — protein MDYLEHITQEGERWDAISWRYYGDPHRYEEIIKANPEVPIARVLPSGLVLRIPLIEVDQLVPADDLPPWKR, from the coding sequence ATGGACTACCTGGAGCACATCACTCAGGAGGGCGAGCGCTGGGACGCCATCAGCTGGCGCTACTACGGCGACCCGCACCGCTACGAGGAGATCATCAAGGCGAACCCCGAGGTGCCGATCGCCCGCGTCCTGCCGTCAGGCCTGGTGCTGCGCATCCCCCTGATCGAGGTCGACCAGCTGGTGCCGGCCGACGACCTGCCGCCGTGGAAGAGGTAG
- a CDS encoding phage late control D family protein: protein MATLVKQPAWRLVYAGKDITGDIMEQVVSVAYTDHVHGKSDEMEVTIEDRTGRWRGGWYPAKGDEAELWIGYARGLMMPCGKFRVDEVEFSGPPDIIVLRCLAASITQDLRTKKSRAFEAQTLKAIAETVAGEHGLALVGEVVDIAFDRISQDDETDLAFLKRLAEDYGHSFTVRGENLVFAKVEELRGGKVVAALARGDLQDYSLRDKARDVYRACEVSYQDPQTKELITHTVEAEGVESGDTLKRKVRVENASQAEAKAKALLDKENRLQLAGSLTVSGMPHLVAGVNLALTDLGRLSGVYHITRSTHSVERGRGYTTDVEIERVS, encoded by the coding sequence ATGGCCACTCTGGTCAAGCAGCCAGCCTGGCGCCTTGTCTATGCCGGCAAGGACATCACCGGCGACATCATGGAGCAGGTCGTCTCGGTGGCCTACACCGACCACGTCCACGGCAAGTCCGACGAGATGGAGGTCACGATCGAGGACCGCACCGGCCGCTGGCGCGGTGGATGGTATCCGGCGAAGGGTGACGAGGCCGAGTTGTGGATCGGCTACGCCCGCGGCCTGATGATGCCCTGCGGCAAGTTCCGCGTCGACGAGGTCGAGTTCTCCGGCCCGCCCGACATCATCGTCCTGCGCTGCCTCGCCGCCTCGATCACTCAGGACTTGCGGACCAAGAAGAGCCGGGCCTTCGAGGCGCAGACCCTCAAGGCGATCGCCGAGACGGTCGCCGGCGAGCACGGCCTGGCGCTGGTGGGCGAGGTCGTCGACATCGCCTTCGACCGCATCAGCCAGGACGACGAGACGGACCTCGCCTTCCTCAAGCGCCTGGCCGAGGACTACGGCCACTCCTTCACGGTGCGCGGCGAGAACCTGGTCTTCGCCAAGGTCGAGGAGCTGCGCGGCGGCAAGGTCGTCGCGGCCCTGGCCAGGGGCGACCTGCAGGACTACAGCCTGCGCGACAAGGCGCGGGACGTCTACCGGGCCTGCGAGGTCAGCTACCAGGACCCGCAGACCAAGGAGTTGATCACCCATACCGTCGAGGCCGAGGGTGTGGAGTCTGGTGACACCCTGAAGCGCAAGGTGCGCGTCGAGAACGCGAGTCAGGCCGAAGCCAAGGCGAAGGCGCTGCTCGACAAGGAGAACCGCCTCCAGCTCGCCGGCAGCCTGACGGTGTCGGGCATGCCCCACCTGGTGGCCGGCGTCAACCTCGCGCTCACCGACCTCGGCCGGCTGTCCGGCGTCTATCACATCACCCGCTCGACCCACTCCGTCGAGCGCGGCCGCGGCTACACCACCGACGTGGAGATCGAGCGTGTATCGTAG
- a CDS encoding phage baseplate assembly protein V, giving the protein MYRRGIVTQTDPATCRVKVRFPDRDNVESWWLEVGQPKTHHDQVYWMPDVGEHVACLMDEHGEAGVVLCAIYSSADRPPVASQDKLHIVTKDGAVIEHDRAEHRLLIDLTASAGTIHLKTGGSEIIMTPDGIILLGTRIDIN; this is encoded by the coding sequence GTGTATCGTAGGGGCATCGTCACCCAGACCGACCCGGCGACCTGCCGGGTCAAGGTCCGCTTCCCCGACCGGGACAACGTCGAGAGCTGGTGGCTCGAGGTCGGGCAGCCCAAGACCCACCACGACCAGGTCTACTGGATGCCGGACGTCGGCGAGCACGTGGCCTGCCTGATGGACGAGCACGGCGAGGCCGGCGTGGTGCTGTGCGCCATCTACTCCAGCGCCGACCGCCCGCCGGTGGCCAGCCAGGACAAGCTGCACATCGTGACCAAGGACGGGGCCGTCATCGAGCACGACCGCGCCGAGCACCGCCTGCTGATCGACCTGACCGCCAGCGCCGGCACGATCCACCTGAAGACCGGCGGGTCCGAGATCATCATGACGCCAGACGGCATTATCCTGCTCGGCACCCGCATCGACATCAACTAA
- a CDS encoding PAAR domain-containing protein has translation MPAVTRLGDICTGHGCWPPRPSASASPDVFVNGIAVHRQGDAWAAHTCPSIPETHASVLAAGSSSVYVNGRQIGRIGDPVACGSSVATGSPNVFAG, from the coding sequence ATGCCCGCCGTCACCCGCCTCGGAGACATCTGCACCGGCCACGGCTGCTGGCCGCCGCGCCCCTCGGCCTCGGCTAGCCCCGACGTCTTCGTCAACGGCATCGCCGTGCACCGCCAGGGAGACGCCTGGGCGGCCCATACCTGCCCCTCGATCCCGGAAACGCACGCGAGTGTCTTGGCGGCGGGGTCTTCTTCGGTGTACGTTAACGGTCGCCAGATCGGGCGCATCGGCGACCCCGTCGCCTGCGGGTCCTCCGTCGCCACTGGCTCCCCCAACGTCTTCGCCGGGTAG